A genomic region of Kribbella sp. NBC_00382 contains the following coding sequences:
- a CDS encoding glycoside hydrolase family 31 protein, translated as MLTHRPHGIEHPYATSPDQRIPVQPLAGQQVHLGVVVSPDVTRVVCEWGDVELTLTPAEANAADAAALAGGEGHLAEAQATALGGDGGWSVVTPPLTDPIKYRFHAYGEAAAGSAGPAGPGIGGGASASPNHASPVESTEWFEVSPATWGSDGGVLVGGGDRVGGVEWLTSSQGVHRARFSLPLAEGEHLVGFGERYDSLDQRGKQLDAVVFEQYKSQGVHGRTYLPMPFAHVVGGDGWGFHVRTSRRTWYSTEGDKLVVEVALGDEAVVDLGIYEGSADVVLKQFLDEVGRAEELPEWVFRLWASGNEWNTQELVMARMDAHRDLSIPVGAVVIEAWSDEEGITIWRDARYEVTEDGSAHSAGDFEYRADGAWPDPKAMIDELHARGIKVILWQIPLQKTEFSTGQVAADAAAMVRDGHAVLEADGTAYHNRGWWFPQALMPDLSTQRTRDWWTAKRRYLVDDLDVDGFKTDGGEHAWGHDLQYADGKRGDEGNNLFPVHYARAFGDLLRSVGKAPVTFSRSGFTGSQAHGIFWAGDEDSTWEAFRSSVTAGLSAASCGIVYWGWDLAGFSGPVPDAELYLRAAAASVFMPIMQYHSEFNHHQLPLRDRTPWHVAETTGDDRIVPLFRRYAELRDRLIPYLTEQAALTISTDRPLMRPLFFDHPTDDEIWNHPHQYLLGNDLLINPVLEPSATTWTTYLPEGDWIDAWTGEPVQPGLVTRDVPLEVLPVYCKADRWPTLAPIFS; from the coding sequence ATGCTCACCCACCGCCCCCACGGCATCGAACACCCCTACGCCACCTCCCCCGACCAACGCATCCCCGTCCAACCGCTGGCTGGCCAGCAGGTCCACCTCGGCGTCGTGGTGTCCCCCGACGTCACCCGAGTGGTGTGCGAGTGGGGCGATGTCGAGCTGACGCTCACCCCGGCCGAAGCAAACGCCGCTGACGCGGCGGCGCTGGCAGGCGGCGAGGGCCACCTCGCAGAGGCCCAAGCAACAGCACTCGGCGGCGACGGCGGCTGGTCGGTAGTCACGCCACCGCTGACGGACCCGATCAAGTACCGCTTCCACGCCTACGGCGAAGCCGCGGCCGGCTCCGCCGGGCCGGCAGGCCCTGGCATCGGGGGCGGGGCCTCCGCCTCCCCCAACCACGCCAGCCCGGTGGAGAGCACGGAGTGGTTTGAGGTCTCGCCCGCGACCTGGGGTTCGGACGGTGGAGTGTTGGTGGGTGGTGGGGATCGGGTGGGTGGGGTTGAGTGGCTGACCTCGTCGCAGGGGGTGCATCGGGCTCGGTTCAGCTTGCCGCTTGCTGAGGGGGAGCATCTGGTGGGGTTTGGGGAGCGATACGACTCTCTGGATCAGCGGGGGAAGCAACTGGATGCGGTGGTGTTTGAGCAGTACAAGTCGCAAGGGGTGCATGGGCGGACGTATCTGCCGATGCCGTTTGCGCATGTGGTGGGTGGGGACGGGTGGGGATTTCATGTGCGGACCTCGCGGCGGACCTGGTACTCGACGGAGGGCGACAAGCTCGTGGTCGAGGTGGCTTTGGGTGATGAGGCGGTGGTTGACCTCGGCATCTATGAAGGGTCGGCTGACGTAGTACTGAAGCAGTTTTTGGATGAGGTGGGGCGGGCTGAGGAGCTGCCGGAGTGGGTGTTCCGGTTGTGGGCTTCGGGGAACGAGTGGAACACCCAGGAGCTGGTGATGGCGCGGATGGATGCGCATCGGGATCTGAGCATCCCGGTGGGGGCGGTGGTGATCGAGGCCTGGAGTGATGAGGAGGGCATCACCATTTGGCGGGATGCTCGGTATGAGGTGACCGAGGATGGGAGTGCGCACAGCGCGGGAGATTTCGAGTATCGGGCGGATGGGGCTTGGCCTGATCCCAAGGCGATGATCGACGAGCTGCACGCGCGCGGGATCAAGGTGATCCTCTGGCAGATTCCGTTGCAGAAGACGGAGTTCAGCACCGGGCAGGTCGCGGCCGACGCGGCAGCGATGGTGCGTGACGGGCACGCAGTACTGGAGGCGGACGGTACGGCGTACCACAACCGCGGCTGGTGGTTCCCGCAGGCGCTGATGCCCGACCTCTCCACCCAGCGCACCCGCGACTGGTGGACCGCCAAGCGTCGCTACCTCGTCGACGACCTCGATGTGGATGGCTTCAAGACCGACGGCGGCGAGCACGCGTGGGGGCACGACCTCCAGTACGCCGACGGCAAACGAGGCGACGAAGGCAACAACCTGTTCCCGGTGCACTACGCCCGCGCGTTCGGCGACCTGCTCCGTTCAGTCGGCAAAGCGCCGGTGACGTTCTCCCGCTCCGGCTTCACCGGTTCGCAAGCGCACGGCATCTTCTGGGCCGGCGACGAGGACTCCACCTGGGAGGCATTCCGCTCCTCGGTCACCGCCGGTCTCTCCGCCGCATCCTGCGGAATCGTCTACTGGGGTTGGGATCTAGCCGGCTTCTCCGGCCCGGTCCCGGATGCCGAGCTCTACCTACGCGCTGCGGCAGCCTCGGTGTTCATGCCGATCATGCAGTACCACTCGGAGTTCAACCACCACCAACTCCCCCTCCGCGACCGCACCCCGTGGCACGTCGCCGAGACCACCGGCGACGACCGCATCGTCCCGCTCTTCCGCCGGTACGCCGAACTCCGCGACCGCCTGATCCCGTACCTGACCGAACAAGCCGCCCTCACCATCTCCACCGACCGCCCCCTGATGAGGCCCCTCTTCTTCGACCACCCCACCGACGACGAGATCTGGAACCACCCCCACCAGTACCTCCTCGGCAACGACCTCCTCATCAACCCGGTCCTCGAACCATCAGCCACCACCTGGACCACGTACCTCCCGGAAGGCGACTGGATCGACGCCTGGACAGGCGAACCCGTCCAACCCGGCTTGGTCACCCGAGACGTCCCCCTGGAGGTCCTCCCCGTCTACTGCAAGGCAGACCGCTGGCCCACCCTCGCCCCCATCTTCAGCTAG